Proteins co-encoded in one Podarcis muralis chromosome 12, rPodMur119.hap1.1, whole genome shotgun sequence genomic window:
- the SLC25A40 gene encoding mitochondrial glutathione transporter SLC25A40 isoform X4: protein MLCFSRNKIMGSEEKENELYRITTSQQAFSSGCGAVITSVLVTPLDVVKVRLQAQSNPNLKGKAFLDSDGLTDHVYLYENGTGKTWHKTAGRFTGMTDAFVKIVQREGVKSLWSGLFPSLAVSVPTTVVYFTCYDQLHDTFGSKIGEDHDSVPLIAGGLARLCAATATSPIEMIKTRMQSRRLSYKKLLACISSNVTQSGWLSLWKGWGPTVLRDVPFSALYWCNYEYLKKRLCKKLGKREPTFLITFSSGAVAGSIAAVLTLPFDVVKTHKQTEMWEPVSTHGIIPRLTKIAPACAIMISAYEYGKSFFRRINKDKAMKNL from the exons AT gttATGTTTTTCAAGGAACAAAATTATGGGCTCTgaagagaaggaaaatgaattataCAGAATCACAACTTCTCAGCAAGCATTCTCCTCTGGTTGTGGTGCTGTTATTACATCAGTTTTGG tGACACCCCTAGATGTTGTTAAAGTTCGACTGCAAGCCCAGAGCAATCCAAACCTGAAAG GAAAGGCTTTTTTGGATTCTGATGGCTTGACAGATCATGTTTATCTCTATGAAAATGGAACTGGCAAAACTTGGCATAAGACAGCTGGACGTTTTACTGGCATGACA GATGCTTTTGTGAAAATTGTTCAAAGAGAGGGTGTGAAAAGCCTGTGGAGTGGACTATTTCCATCGCT AGCAGTTTCAGTTCCAACAACTGTAGTTTATTTTACCTGCTATGATCAACTACATGATACCTTCGGTTCTAAAATAGGAGAAGATCATGATTCCGTTCCACTTATTGCAGGTGGCCTAGCTAGAT TGTGTGCAGCCACTGCAACAAGTCCGATCGaaatgataaaaacaagaatgcAGTCTCGGCGGTTGAGTTATAAAAAGCTGCTTGCTTGCATTAGTAGTAATGTGACCCAAAGTGGTTGGCTTTCACTCTGGAAAGGATGGGGTCCCACAGTTCTTAGAGATGTACCATTCTCAG CACTGTACTGGTGTAACTATGAATACTTGAAGAAGAGGTTATGCAAGAAATTAGGTAAAAGGGAGCCAACATTCCTTATCACTTTCTCATCAGGAGCAGTAGCTGGTTCT ATTGCTGCTGTATTAACTTTACCCTTTGATGTAGTTAAAACACACAAGCAGACTGAAATGTGGGAACCTGTCAGCACACATG GCATTATTCCAAGACTGACAAAAATTGCTCCTGCTTGTGCCATAATGATCAGCGCCTATGAATATGGGAAATCTTTCTTCCGTAGAATAAATAAAGACAAAGCTATGAAGAACCTTTAA
- the SLC25A40 gene encoding mitochondrial glutathione transporter SLC25A40 isoform X2: MLCFSRNKIMGSEEKENELYRITTSQQAFSSGCGAVITSVLVTPLDVVKVRLQAQSNPNLKGKAFLDSDGLTDHVYLYENGTGKTWHKTAGRFTGMTDAFVKIVQREGVKSLWSGLFPSLAVSVPTTVVYFTCYDQLHDTFGSKIGEDHDSVPLIAGGLARLCAATATSPIEMIKTRMQSRRLSYKKLLACISSNVTQSGWLSLWKGWGPTVLRDVPFSALYWCNYEYLKKRLCKKLGKREPTFLITFSSGAVAGSIAAVLTLPFDVVKTHKQTEMWEPVSTHASQQRSLSIWELMKRIVAENGFTGLYTGIIPRLTKIAPACAIMISAYEYGKSFFRRINKDKAMKNL; the protein is encoded by the exons AT gttATGTTTTTCAAGGAACAAAATTATGGGCTCTgaagagaaggaaaatgaattataCAGAATCACAACTTCTCAGCAAGCATTCTCCTCTGGTTGTGGTGCTGTTATTACATCAGTTTTGG tGACACCCCTAGATGTTGTTAAAGTTCGACTGCAAGCCCAGAGCAATCCAAACCTGAAAG GAAAGGCTTTTTTGGATTCTGATGGCTTGACAGATCATGTTTATCTCTATGAAAATGGAACTGGCAAAACTTGGCATAAGACAGCTGGACGTTTTACTGGCATGACA GATGCTTTTGTGAAAATTGTTCAAAGAGAGGGTGTGAAAAGCCTGTGGAGTGGACTATTTCCATCGCT AGCAGTTTCAGTTCCAACAACTGTAGTTTATTTTACCTGCTATGATCAACTACATGATACCTTCGGTTCTAAAATAGGAGAAGATCATGATTCCGTTCCACTTATTGCAGGTGGCCTAGCTAGAT TGTGTGCAGCCACTGCAACAAGTCCGATCGaaatgataaaaacaagaatgcAGTCTCGGCGGTTGAGTTATAAAAAGCTGCTTGCTTGCATTAGTAGTAATGTGACCCAAAGTGGTTGGCTTTCACTCTGGAAAGGATGGGGTCCCACAGTTCTTAGAGATGTACCATTCTCAG CACTGTACTGGTGTAACTATGAATACTTGAAGAAGAGGTTATGCAAGAAATTAGGTAAAAGGGAGCCAACATTCCTTATCACTTTCTCATCAGGAGCAGTAGCTGGTTCT ATTGCTGCTGTATTAACTTTACCCTTTGATGTAGTTAAAACACACAAGCAGACTGAAATGTGGGAACCTGTCAGCACACATG CTTCACAGCAGAGGAGTTTATCGATATGGGAATTAATGAAGAGAATTGTTGCTGAAAATGGATTTACTGGATTATATACTG GCATTATTCCAAGACTGACAAAAATTGCTCCTGCTTGTGCCATAATGATCAGCGCCTATGAATATGGGAAATCTTTCTTCCGTAGAATAAATAAAGACAAAGCTATGAAGAACCTTTAA
- the SLC25A40 gene encoding mitochondrial glutathione transporter SLC25A40 isoform X1: MLCFSRNKIMGSEEKENELYRITTSQQAFSSGCGAVITSVLVTPLDVVKVRLQAQSNPNLKGKAFLDSDGLTDHVYLYENGTGKTWHKTAGRFTGMTDAFVKIVQREGVKSLWSGLFPSLAVSVPTTVVYFTCYDQLHDTFGSKIGEDHDSVPLIAGGLARLCAATATSPIEMIKTRMQSRRLSYKKLLACISSNVTQSGWLSLWKGWGPTVLRDVPFSALYWCNYEYLKKRLCKKLGKREPTFLITFSSGAVAGSIAAVLTLPFDVVKTHKQTEMWEPVSTHVVLFYSASQQRSLSIWELMKRIVAENGFTGLYTGIIPRLTKIAPACAIMISAYEYGKSFFRRINKDKAMKNL; this comes from the exons AT gttATGTTTTTCAAGGAACAAAATTATGGGCTCTgaagagaaggaaaatgaattataCAGAATCACAACTTCTCAGCAAGCATTCTCCTCTGGTTGTGGTGCTGTTATTACATCAGTTTTGG tGACACCCCTAGATGTTGTTAAAGTTCGACTGCAAGCCCAGAGCAATCCAAACCTGAAAG GAAAGGCTTTTTTGGATTCTGATGGCTTGACAGATCATGTTTATCTCTATGAAAATGGAACTGGCAAAACTTGGCATAAGACAGCTGGACGTTTTACTGGCATGACA GATGCTTTTGTGAAAATTGTTCAAAGAGAGGGTGTGAAAAGCCTGTGGAGTGGACTATTTCCATCGCT AGCAGTTTCAGTTCCAACAACTGTAGTTTATTTTACCTGCTATGATCAACTACATGATACCTTCGGTTCTAAAATAGGAGAAGATCATGATTCCGTTCCACTTATTGCAGGTGGCCTAGCTAGAT TGTGTGCAGCCACTGCAACAAGTCCGATCGaaatgataaaaacaagaatgcAGTCTCGGCGGTTGAGTTATAAAAAGCTGCTTGCTTGCATTAGTAGTAATGTGACCCAAAGTGGTTGGCTTTCACTCTGGAAAGGATGGGGTCCCACAGTTCTTAGAGATGTACCATTCTCAG CACTGTACTGGTGTAACTATGAATACTTGAAGAAGAGGTTATGCAAGAAATTAGGTAAAAGGGAGCCAACATTCCTTATCACTTTCTCATCAGGAGCAGTAGCTGGTTCT ATTGCTGCTGTATTAACTTTACCCTTTGATGTAGTTAAAACACACAAGCAGACTGAAATGTGGGAACCTGTCAGCACACATG TAGTTTTGTTTTACTCAGCTTCACAGCAGAGGAGTTTATCGATATGGGAATTAATGAAGAGAATTGTTGCTGAAAATGGATTTACTGGATTATATACTG GCATTATTCCAAGACTGACAAAAATTGCTCCTGCTTGTGCCATAATGATCAGCGCCTATGAATATGGGAAATCTTTCTTCCGTAGAATAAATAAAGACAAAGCTATGAAGAACCTTTAA
- the SLC25A40 gene encoding mitochondrial glutathione transporter SLC25A40 isoform X3 yields MGSEEKENELYRITTSQQAFSSGCGAVITSVLVTPLDVVKVRLQAQSNPNLKGKAFLDSDGLTDHVYLYENGTGKTWHKTAGRFTGMTDAFVKIVQREGVKSLWSGLFPSLAVSVPTTVVYFTCYDQLHDTFGSKIGEDHDSVPLIAGGLARLCAATATSPIEMIKTRMQSRRLSYKKLLACISSNVTQSGWLSLWKGWGPTVLRDVPFSALYWCNYEYLKKRLCKKLGKREPTFLITFSSGAVAGSIAAVLTLPFDVVKTHKQTEMWEPVSTHVVLFYSASQQRSLSIWELMKRIVAENGFTGLYTGIIPRLTKIAPACAIMISAYEYGKSFFRRINKDKAMKNL; encoded by the exons ATGGGCTCTgaagagaaggaaaatgaattataCAGAATCACAACTTCTCAGCAAGCATTCTCCTCTGGTTGTGGTGCTGTTATTACATCAGTTTTGG tGACACCCCTAGATGTTGTTAAAGTTCGACTGCAAGCCCAGAGCAATCCAAACCTGAAAG GAAAGGCTTTTTTGGATTCTGATGGCTTGACAGATCATGTTTATCTCTATGAAAATGGAACTGGCAAAACTTGGCATAAGACAGCTGGACGTTTTACTGGCATGACA GATGCTTTTGTGAAAATTGTTCAAAGAGAGGGTGTGAAAAGCCTGTGGAGTGGACTATTTCCATCGCT AGCAGTTTCAGTTCCAACAACTGTAGTTTATTTTACCTGCTATGATCAACTACATGATACCTTCGGTTCTAAAATAGGAGAAGATCATGATTCCGTTCCACTTATTGCAGGTGGCCTAGCTAGAT TGTGTGCAGCCACTGCAACAAGTCCGATCGaaatgataaaaacaagaatgcAGTCTCGGCGGTTGAGTTATAAAAAGCTGCTTGCTTGCATTAGTAGTAATGTGACCCAAAGTGGTTGGCTTTCACTCTGGAAAGGATGGGGTCCCACAGTTCTTAGAGATGTACCATTCTCAG CACTGTACTGGTGTAACTATGAATACTTGAAGAAGAGGTTATGCAAGAAATTAGGTAAAAGGGAGCCAACATTCCTTATCACTTTCTCATCAGGAGCAGTAGCTGGTTCT ATTGCTGCTGTATTAACTTTACCCTTTGATGTAGTTAAAACACACAAGCAGACTGAAATGTGGGAACCTGTCAGCACACATG TAGTTTTGTTTTACTCAGCTTCACAGCAGAGGAGTTTATCGATATGGGAATTAATGAAGAGAATTGTTGCTGAAAATGGATTTACTGGATTATATACTG GCATTATTCCAAGACTGACAAAAATTGCTCCTGCTTGTGCCATAATGATCAGCGCCTATGAATATGGGAAATCTTTCTTCCGTAGAATAAATAAAGACAAAGCTATGAAGAACCTTTAA
- the DBF4 gene encoding protein DBF4 homolog A isoform X1 has product MKPSGLKSSSKGQLPCDMQGRTERSKPPLKNVKKDSTKSDKLKCKPLTGKVFYLDIPSNVLSEKIAKDLKELGGRVEGFLSKDISYLISNKKEAKFAQTLGQISPVPSPDSVYNGGNSSPHPSSRRDRHEGSSFKLVDTVRMSRGKSLVEKAIKEQELIPSGSILSNALSWGVKILHVDDIKKYIDQKKKDISLIKKSSTEIKCAEKESVDQKTKNKLKNPFLKVEDRRRRYRPFYLQLSSFPVVNYSNPKPYSPFETERKNIIAHKQIENKQRNPANNDKGKGPVQLPAKHKKRKGYCECCLKKYDDLQIHVESEQHQNFAQSSHYQVVDDIISKFSCNFVELSTPKIKRRKCSVGQFAPLIGTKTEELKERLKRQDSSLRWYSRKSITTQALNEGSQHLEMYPKSAHKNSTSESSCSVYSYHTICSSEASRKVSGNTESGKMPKASNLSEISLSTNLVHLPPQKESKQCMKNLPEIYEHYEPISRQNLQGLSTNLNSLHARIPGSEFSERQNISKPKRKLNHTVLLPAKCLKKVDTRSAIDLRVESSCFPRELTVLLEPEKPLISPPSNKEPNELTDINIQSSPIKLSRKAMHSIGRNKNGNQKQKMELCLHQADELPVPEETKNVQSSSTQALLQLFQTSEANSDFGGFSSIQENKDSNLMKDTWEDQHTDALWSLFSTSASSSPFIGF; this is encoded by the exons ATGAAACCAAGTGGTTTGAAGAGCAGCAGCAAAGGACAGCTCCCCT gtGATATGCAAGGAAGAACAGAAAGAAGCAAACCTCCCCTGAAAAATGTGAAGAAAGATTCCACAAAATCAGATAAACTAAAATGCAAACCACTTACTGGGAAGGTGTTTTACCTTGATATTCCATCCAATGTCCTCTCTGAGAAAATAGCAAAAGATCTTAAAGAATTGGGAGGG AGAGTGGAAGGATTCCTGAGCAAAGATATTAGCTATTTGATCTCTAATAAAAAGGAAGCAAAATTTGCTCAAACTCTTGGACAAATATCTCCAGTCCCGAGCCCAGACTCTGTATATAATGGTGGAAACAGTTCGCCTCATCCAAGCAGCAGAAGAGACAGGCATGAAGGAAGTTCATTCAAGCTAGTGGACACA GTACGCATGAGTAGAGGAAAATCTTTAGTtgaaaaagcaataaaagagCAG GAATTAATCCCCTCTGGTAGTATTTTGTCCAATGCCTTGAGTTGGGGAGTGAAAATACTTCATGTTGATG ATATTAAGAAGTATATTGATCAGAAGAAAAAAGATATCTCTCTGATCAAGAAATCAAGCACCGAAATCAAATGTGCA GAAAAAGAGTCAGTTGATCAGAAAACAAAAA ATAAACtgaaaaatccttttctgaaGGTTGAAGACAGAAGACG ACGCTACAGACCCTTTTACTTGCAACTGTCCAGCTTTCCTGTTGTCAACTATTCCAATCCAAAACCTTACAGTCCGTTTGAAACAGAAAGGAAGAATATAATTGCTCATAAGCAAATTGAGAATAAACAAAG AAATCCAGCAAATAATGACAAAGGGAAGGGCCCAGTTCAGCTTCCTGCAAAacataaaaagagaaaagggtACTGTGAATGTTGTCTGAAGAAGTATGATGACCTTCAAATA CATGTTGAAAGTGAGCAACACCAGAACTTTGCTCAAAGTTCTCACTATCAAGTTGTGGATGACATTATTTCCAAGTTTTCTTGTAACTTTGTAGAGTTGAGTACACCAAAAATTAAAAG GAGGAAGTGTAGTGTTGGACAATTTGCTCCTCTcattggaacaaaaacagaagagTTGAAAGAGCGGTTGAAGAGGCAAGACAGTTCACTGAGGTGGTATTCTAGGAAAAGCATTACAACACAGGCACTGAATGAAGGTTCTCAACACCTGGAAATGTATCCTAAATCTGCACACAAAAATTCTACCTCTGAATCTTCATGTTCTGTTTATTCCTATCACACCATCTGTTCTTCAGAAGCATCAAGAAAAGTCAGTGGCAATACTGAAAGTGGTAAAATGCCCAAAGCTTCAAATTTATCAGAGATTTCTTTATCAACCAACTTGGTACATCTTCCTCCCCAGAAAGAAAGTAAACAATGCATGAAAAACTTGCCTGAAATTTATGAACACTATGAGCCTATTTCAAGACAGAATTTACAAGGGTTATCAACAAATTTAAACTCACTACATGCTCGGATTCCAGGCTCTGAGTTTAGTGAAAGGCAAAACATATCAAAGCCAAAACGAAAATTGAACCATACAGTTCTTCTGCCAGCAAAATGTCTGAAGAAGGTAGACACTCGTTCGGCAATTGACCTTAGGGTGGAGAGCAGCTGTTTTCCAAGAGAACTCACGGTCCTTCTAGAGCCAGAAAAGCCATTGATTAGTCCTCCCTCAAACAAAGAGCCCAATGAGTTGACGGACATTAATATACAAAGCTCACCAATAAAACTCAGCAGAAAAGCCATGCATTCCATAGGAAGAAATAAAAACGGAAATCAGAAACAAAAAATGGAGTTATGTTTACATCAGGCTGATGAACTACCTGTtccagaagaaacaaaaaatgtacaaagCTCATCAACTCAAGCACTGTTGCAGTTATTTCAGACCAGCGAAGCAAATTCTGATTTTGGGGGTTTCTCAAGCATACAAGAGAACAAAGATTCAAATTTAATGAAAGACACATGGGAAGACCAGCATACAGATGCTTTGTGGTCTTTGTTTTCTACCTCTGCCTCTTCGTCACCATTTATTGGATTTTAA
- the DBF4 gene encoding protein DBF4 homolog A isoform X2: MKPSGLKSSSKGQLPCDMQGRTERSKPPLKNVKKDSTKSDKLKCKPLTGKVFYLDIPSNVLSEKIAKDLKELGGVRMSRGKSLVEKAIKEQELIPSGSILSNALSWGVKILHVDDIKKYIDQKKKDISLIKKSSTEIKCAEKESVDQKTKNKLKNPFLKVEDRRRRYRPFYLQLSSFPVVNYSNPKPYSPFETERKNIIAHKQIENKQRNPANNDKGKGPVQLPAKHKKRKGYCECCLKKYDDLQIHVESEQHQNFAQSSHYQVVDDIISKFSCNFVELSTPKIKRRKCSVGQFAPLIGTKTEELKERLKRQDSSLRWYSRKSITTQALNEGSQHLEMYPKSAHKNSTSESSCSVYSYHTICSSEASRKVSGNTESGKMPKASNLSEISLSTNLVHLPPQKESKQCMKNLPEIYEHYEPISRQNLQGLSTNLNSLHARIPGSEFSERQNISKPKRKLNHTVLLPAKCLKKVDTRSAIDLRVESSCFPRELTVLLEPEKPLISPPSNKEPNELTDINIQSSPIKLSRKAMHSIGRNKNGNQKQKMELCLHQADELPVPEETKNVQSSSTQALLQLFQTSEANSDFGGFSSIQENKDSNLMKDTWEDQHTDALWSLFSTSASSSPFIGF, from the exons ATGAAACCAAGTGGTTTGAAGAGCAGCAGCAAAGGACAGCTCCCCT gtGATATGCAAGGAAGAACAGAAAGAAGCAAACCTCCCCTGAAAAATGTGAAGAAAGATTCCACAAAATCAGATAAACTAAAATGCAAACCACTTACTGGGAAGGTGTTTTACCTTGATATTCCATCCAATGTCCTCTCTGAGAAAATAGCAAAAGATCTTAAAGAATTGGGAGGG GTACGCATGAGTAGAGGAAAATCTTTAGTtgaaaaagcaataaaagagCAG GAATTAATCCCCTCTGGTAGTATTTTGTCCAATGCCTTGAGTTGGGGAGTGAAAATACTTCATGTTGATG ATATTAAGAAGTATATTGATCAGAAGAAAAAAGATATCTCTCTGATCAAGAAATCAAGCACCGAAATCAAATGTGCA GAAAAAGAGTCAGTTGATCAGAAAACAAAAA ATAAACtgaaaaatccttttctgaaGGTTGAAGACAGAAGACG ACGCTACAGACCCTTTTACTTGCAACTGTCCAGCTTTCCTGTTGTCAACTATTCCAATCCAAAACCTTACAGTCCGTTTGAAACAGAAAGGAAGAATATAATTGCTCATAAGCAAATTGAGAATAAACAAAG AAATCCAGCAAATAATGACAAAGGGAAGGGCCCAGTTCAGCTTCCTGCAAAacataaaaagagaaaagggtACTGTGAATGTTGTCTGAAGAAGTATGATGACCTTCAAATA CATGTTGAAAGTGAGCAACACCAGAACTTTGCTCAAAGTTCTCACTATCAAGTTGTGGATGACATTATTTCCAAGTTTTCTTGTAACTTTGTAGAGTTGAGTACACCAAAAATTAAAAG GAGGAAGTGTAGTGTTGGACAATTTGCTCCTCTcattggaacaaaaacagaagagTTGAAAGAGCGGTTGAAGAGGCAAGACAGTTCACTGAGGTGGTATTCTAGGAAAAGCATTACAACACAGGCACTGAATGAAGGTTCTCAACACCTGGAAATGTATCCTAAATCTGCACACAAAAATTCTACCTCTGAATCTTCATGTTCTGTTTATTCCTATCACACCATCTGTTCTTCAGAAGCATCAAGAAAAGTCAGTGGCAATACTGAAAGTGGTAAAATGCCCAAAGCTTCAAATTTATCAGAGATTTCTTTATCAACCAACTTGGTACATCTTCCTCCCCAGAAAGAAAGTAAACAATGCATGAAAAACTTGCCTGAAATTTATGAACACTATGAGCCTATTTCAAGACAGAATTTACAAGGGTTATCAACAAATTTAAACTCACTACATGCTCGGATTCCAGGCTCTGAGTTTAGTGAAAGGCAAAACATATCAAAGCCAAAACGAAAATTGAACCATACAGTTCTTCTGCCAGCAAAATGTCTGAAGAAGGTAGACACTCGTTCGGCAATTGACCTTAGGGTGGAGAGCAGCTGTTTTCCAAGAGAACTCACGGTCCTTCTAGAGCCAGAAAAGCCATTGATTAGTCCTCCCTCAAACAAAGAGCCCAATGAGTTGACGGACATTAATATACAAAGCTCACCAATAAAACTCAGCAGAAAAGCCATGCATTCCATAGGAAGAAATAAAAACGGAAATCAGAAACAAAAAATGGAGTTATGTTTACATCAGGCTGATGAACTACCTGTtccagaagaaacaaaaaatgtacaaagCTCATCAACTCAAGCACTGTTGCAGTTATTTCAGACCAGCGAAGCAAATTCTGATTTTGGGGGTTTCTCAAGCATACAAGAGAACAAAGATTCAAATTTAATGAAAGACACATGGGAAGACCAGCATACAGATGCTTTGTGGTCTTTGTTTTCTACCTCTGCCTCTTCGTCACCATTTATTGGATTTTAA
- the DBF4 gene encoding protein DBF4 homolog A isoform X3, with protein MKPSGLKSSSKGQLPCDMQGRTERSKPPLKNVKKDSTKSDKLKCKPLTGKVFYLDIPSNVLSEKIAKDLKELGGRVEGFLSKDISYLISNKKEAKFAQTLGQISPVPSPDSVYNGGNSSPHPSSRRDRHEGSSFKLVDTVRMSRGKSLVEKAIKEQELIPSGSILSNALSWGVKILHVDDIKKYIDQKKKDISLIKKSSTEIKCAEKESVDQKTKNKLKNPFLKVEDRRRRYRPFYLQLSSFPVVNYSNPKPYSPFETERKNIIAHKQIENKQRRKCSVGQFAPLIGTKTEELKERLKRQDSSLRWYSRKSITTQALNEGSQHLEMYPKSAHKNSTSESSCSVYSYHTICSSEASRKVSGNTESGKMPKASNLSEISLSTNLVHLPPQKESKQCMKNLPEIYEHYEPISRQNLQGLSTNLNSLHARIPGSEFSERQNISKPKRKLNHTVLLPAKCLKKVDTRSAIDLRVESSCFPRELTVLLEPEKPLISPPSNKEPNELTDINIQSSPIKLSRKAMHSIGRNKNGNQKQKMELCLHQADELPVPEETKNVQSSSTQALLQLFQTSEANSDFGGFSSIQENKDSNLMKDTWEDQHTDALWSLFSTSASSSPFIGF; from the exons ATGAAACCAAGTGGTTTGAAGAGCAGCAGCAAAGGACAGCTCCCCT gtGATATGCAAGGAAGAACAGAAAGAAGCAAACCTCCCCTGAAAAATGTGAAGAAAGATTCCACAAAATCAGATAAACTAAAATGCAAACCACTTACTGGGAAGGTGTTTTACCTTGATATTCCATCCAATGTCCTCTCTGAGAAAATAGCAAAAGATCTTAAAGAATTGGGAGGG AGAGTGGAAGGATTCCTGAGCAAAGATATTAGCTATTTGATCTCTAATAAAAAGGAAGCAAAATTTGCTCAAACTCTTGGACAAATATCTCCAGTCCCGAGCCCAGACTCTGTATATAATGGTGGAAACAGTTCGCCTCATCCAAGCAGCAGAAGAGACAGGCATGAAGGAAGTTCATTCAAGCTAGTGGACACA GTACGCATGAGTAGAGGAAAATCTTTAGTtgaaaaagcaataaaagagCAG GAATTAATCCCCTCTGGTAGTATTTTGTCCAATGCCTTGAGTTGGGGAGTGAAAATACTTCATGTTGATG ATATTAAGAAGTATATTGATCAGAAGAAAAAAGATATCTCTCTGATCAAGAAATCAAGCACCGAAATCAAATGTGCA GAAAAAGAGTCAGTTGATCAGAAAACAAAAA ATAAACtgaaaaatccttttctgaaGGTTGAAGACAGAAGACG ACGCTACAGACCCTTTTACTTGCAACTGTCCAGCTTTCCTGTTGTCAACTATTCCAATCCAAAACCTTACAGTCCGTTTGAAACAGAAAGGAAGAATATAATTGCTCATAAGCAAATTGAGAATAAACAAAG GAGGAAGTGTAGTGTTGGACAATTTGCTCCTCTcattggaacaaaaacagaagagTTGAAAGAGCGGTTGAAGAGGCAAGACAGTTCACTGAGGTGGTATTCTAGGAAAAGCATTACAACACAGGCACTGAATGAAGGTTCTCAACACCTGGAAATGTATCCTAAATCTGCACACAAAAATTCTACCTCTGAATCTTCATGTTCTGTTTATTCCTATCACACCATCTGTTCTTCAGAAGCATCAAGAAAAGTCAGTGGCAATACTGAAAGTGGTAAAATGCCCAAAGCTTCAAATTTATCAGAGATTTCTTTATCAACCAACTTGGTACATCTTCCTCCCCAGAAAGAAAGTAAACAATGCATGAAAAACTTGCCTGAAATTTATGAACACTATGAGCCTATTTCAAGACAGAATTTACAAGGGTTATCAACAAATTTAAACTCACTACATGCTCGGATTCCAGGCTCTGAGTTTAGTGAAAGGCAAAACATATCAAAGCCAAAACGAAAATTGAACCATACAGTTCTTCTGCCAGCAAAATGTCTGAAGAAGGTAGACACTCGTTCGGCAATTGACCTTAGGGTGGAGAGCAGCTGTTTTCCAAGAGAACTCACGGTCCTTCTAGAGCCAGAAAAGCCATTGATTAGTCCTCCCTCAAACAAAGAGCCCAATGAGTTGACGGACATTAATATACAAAGCTCACCAATAAAACTCAGCAGAAAAGCCATGCATTCCATAGGAAGAAATAAAAACGGAAATCAGAAACAAAAAATGGAGTTATGTTTACATCAGGCTGATGAACTACCTGTtccagaagaaacaaaaaatgtacaaagCTCATCAACTCAAGCACTGTTGCAGTTATTTCAGACCAGCGAAGCAAATTCTGATTTTGGGGGTTTCTCAAGCATACAAGAGAACAAAGATTCAAATTTAATGAAAGACACATGGGAAGACCAGCATACAGATGCTTTGTGGTCTTTGTTTTCTACCTCTGCCTCTTCGTCACCATTTATTGGATTTTAA